From the Lycorma delicatula isolate Av1 chromosome 4, ASM4794821v1, whole genome shotgun sequence genome, the window tatagtgaacatcattaatcTTAGAGAAAACAATTTGTACTTCAAATGCTTTAAACACATCTCAGCCATATTAAAAGTTAGGGTAGGTTGCATGAAGAGACAAATTAATGAACgcctttttgtaagaaattttgaaTTGTGTACACTGTCTCAACCCAATAAATACATACTATATTCATTTTGATGCAATGCAAATGGCACATAAAATCAACGcacattgtataaaattattatatttataaagaaaaattttattttgacaatttttcttTCAGTCTGGTGTTCATATGTTCTTCATATATCATATAAGTCTACAtttacattgtatatttttaaaatattgatattgtttTCTTAAACACTACATTAGCATGGGTAGCctactatataatattataaagtatgGACTTGTATCAAAACATGATGCAAAGAGtagcaaaaaattttaattagatgtttggtcaaatataaaatatatctaaagcatatttattatttgatttagtaACTATCACAATAAATGAAGTTCTCAATCTGAAGTCAAGCACTTCACAAGTCAATCACAgaattaattagtatattttcttttgtttgaatAATGCAATGttcatttttaccatttaaaGCTTGAACTCATGATAGCCTACTTTAAATTTTGTCCATAAgtgtaatcaaaaattaaaattttatgttattcatttattttaattagccaCTGCGTAAGAGTTTTAGTTATCTGTTGTTACAATAATCAGTTTCTAAATTTTAACAAGTGCAGTAAATATCCAAAAAGAGATTGAAGTGGTGTTTAACGTAAATGTTATTtggcatatattttattaaagatgacTTTGATCATTAACAGTCAATctttacatctatttttattttaagtatgatATACACTGAGGGGTTCCAGATGGTATAAAACCACTAAGTTGTGAAGGATTCTTCTGTTTGTTATCTTGATAAGGGAAATTATTTAGTTGATTTTTGCCGTCTAAAATAGTCTACTAATAGTATAGTTACATTTCAGCAATTAGTCTTTTCTTATCTCAAGTTGTTGCAGTCCTGAGATAATACcattaattaatctaaatgaCAAAGGTTCTGTGTTAAGATTCACAACTACATTTAGTGTTCAGATTCAGTGAAAACTAAGTGGATTTTAACCTGTGTTAGTACTACTACAGAACACCTGTAATGTCAGTTAATTAATGATGATATAAATGCTCATGTGACCAGCACTCTTAAATGTGGGAAATTATTTGAGGCAGTGTGTAGAATGTCAGAATTCTCATAACTGGAGgtgttagtttaataaaaaagttataaataaaagattagcgACTGTTTACGATTAGTATGGTTGAAAACACTAGCGTACAATAGAAAGAATGGAAAAGCAAAAACAACAGTCGAATGAGTGATATCAAAAAGTATCATAGAActgcacaaataaaataaaatgtgattatgTGAAATGTAATATACATGAATgagaagtaaattataattaagccTGTCTAATCAAAGTAGTTAAATTATGTTACATGATAACACATTAAAATTCATGCAATAATGTGAGATctaatgtatataattatgaGATTCATGTAAGTGAAATATTCTTGAGTGCATACTAATTAACCTAGATTAGTAAATTGATATACATAtttaacacacatatatatgtatgcacaaAATCAGTTAGcctatgtatataataaaaaaaacaagctattgtattatttttattgtaataatataatagaatatttaatttgtatgtttaataagaataaacaacaacgcataataaaattaacatcatgAATTTATTCTAGTATTTTTTCTACAATGAACTGTTTTGACTTctcatgtaaaatatatacactTGTATAATACATGATAGTGAATTTTATGGAGTTgtgataaagttaaaataattcagtaatgaaTCTAATATTATACTTTTCCCAGGGTAACTCATCGTCTTAtacattgtttcaaaaaaaaaagaaataaaattaaaagtaatttaaagataGAATTACATGAAACTCATATTTtccttctattttatttaatctgatacattcataatttattaatcgtATTTTTCTAGATATGTCTATATCTACACACTACTTTCTTCTTTTCAATAATTgctgaaaaaatacttttcatgctttaaatatatatatattttttttaattacttcatataaTGTTCAtgtaagaaacaaatttaaaactattaatctttaatggtcaatttttttaattttaatcattttaagtaTCTTCCTCAGCGACAGTCAATGGTTTTCCTGAGTGAAAATGCTAAAAACCATTTCAATGAGAAAAAAGTCAGATTTATCAGGTAgtcattgtaatatttaattgtaagattaaaaatgtaatagttttgtatgaaatttaaatatatcatttgttgttttaacaatatcttaaaaaatctTCCCTAGGAGTACATTTTTCAATGATATCACAACTTAGAGGAGGGTGCCCTACTTACTGTGAGTAAATGTGCTTACTGTGTCAACTAAATATTATGTGCagtaaaatttaaggaaaaatactaaaaaatacagtaggatttttataaattacatataaaaatttagccaggacagatttttttgttgattttttatggtgttttaaagaaaaaaagaattcaaaaccaattatttcaaatgtttaaatattatttttaaataatctactgAACCTCAAACTATAAAcagtacttttttcatttattatgctttttattacagcaagatTCTATCTAACTTCAATTTCTACAAATGTAGGAAATTCTCTATTGACTTATGAAAGGAACAATTATGAgaggaacatttttttattacaattttttaaatttactacatgATGGACTTGGTGGGCTAGTGGGACACAGCATTGTCAGATTACTTTTAGACAATTAATTACTATACCTTGAAAATAATCTATTCACTTTTATGCCTGAAGGAATCTGACTGATTGTGTCCCTTTTTCTGCCACATCcataatgtaataacaataaaaaaataatctaattattatttctaatatattattattatttataatttattatttcaatatttaatttattacagcacTGTGTCCCATATATGTACGAGTTGAAGTTGTCAAGCTAACATatctttatacaaataaaaacttggTAATTTGAGATTTGGCTGATCTATTAAAACATTGTTATGGGTAATGAATGAAATTGGAACAGTTTTGTTGAGGATTTCAAGAGATATAAAATCAACCAAAATAAGAATTCTTGAATCAAGGTTCTTAAAACAGacctattttcaaattttattaaaaaacctctCAAATAAAGtgtctgaaaaattattattggcaATTGACAAATGTAAAACTGAACACGGTTTTCATGTATACTTTGTCAGAGATATTAATGAAGTGCCACTATTCTAATTGTATTAGAAACTTTAAggaatatcataaaattttttaattgctactgACTAATATACCTGTTATATTATACTGATGGATTTGGGGCTCATGATAgggtgtaatatttaaaacaaattgtttgtaaaatttttaatgattaaaataataaaattacttttaattcaaaattttagtcaAGATgttcaatttaatgttttaagtacTATTAATTACCTCTGGTTTTGCTTAATACGTAGAAATGTAAAATCCTATcaattcaaagttttatttagttattcgttttatatatatatatatatatatatatatatatatatatatatatatatatatatatatatatatatatacatatatatatatatatatatatatatatatacataaatattctaatttcctttataatagtaaatataatggCTGTGAGgctgaaaaaagtgaaaaaaaaattaacttaaaaaaaatttgaagttcaaTCTGTGTTAAGTGGTAAACAGTAATCCCATTTCACTTTATTTCCAGTAAATACTGGTAATACAAGGTaaagtgataataaaaattaaaacttatctaacCCATTCATTTGAGTTCAGTCATTGTAACTGGTGAAACTGCAAGTACTTACAGTACTTGGTATAGAAATTAATTGTCTAAAAATAATCTGACAATGCTGTGTCCCACTAGCCCAGTAAAACAAGGTAATTGTTTTACCTTGTTAAAAGCAAAACTTTCATAAAATCCTTATATAtgaattaaggatttttttttgattttctaatagtttaacaatttgtattattataatccACTTCAAATCTGTAAGAATAGACaataaaagattagttttataacaataaattcttCCATGTGATCTGACGATATGCATGTATTAATGTACCTGTATATCATGATTTGAAAAGTTGAGAGTATATGATACGATGAAAATGCATGTTAGTGTTTGTATCATCATTGCTTTTCTGTATATCTTTTGTGTGTGTTTATCTTCATCACTttttgttgcggtgagtttatgaaaatttataacaatttgttacattcaactgtgaattttttaatggttCAAAACAAGCTGCTAGATTAACTGCTGAAAGGTATTTAAGCTCATAATTACCTTTTAGTTTCAAATACTTCATTTTTGTTATGCAAAGAGATCACTTCTGATCAGGCTAATAATTGAAATACTCATTAAGGcttcattttttcatcaattgttgtactttatatttatataataattcttgcacttatttctttttttttataaaagaaaaagtagcttGTTGCTTAAGTATGATATTGTTATGAGTtaatacatgaatttttatagaaattatctgCTCTTCAAagcaataaaaagattttttaatggattattatgtatgttttttaatgttaaatttactacagtttttttttttttttcagctcagAGGAATTAGTACAAGTACATTTGCCATCAGTTAATGCTGCATCTTTTCTGGTAACAGCAGTTAAGCAATGCTAAAAATTTAACAGCTTATTTTCaagttaattgaattttttggttgaaaaaatgtcaaattcaaGTTCAACAATCCTCATGAAGGAAGAACTGCCACAAACattcaatgtaaaatatttaggtCATCGTGAAGCAAAAGGGTTATGGGGAATAAAGCATACGAGGAAACCTGTTGAATCTATGATTTCACATGCAAAACAACAACCACAGGGTACAAATTTACCACCTACACGGTTAAAAGTATCGAAGGACGGGTGTACATTTACGATTGGTTCTACAACTAGAACTTATCCAATCGATACAATATCATATGGTGTACAAGATCTTGTCTACACACGTGTTTTTTCAATGATAATTGTCAGAGACATTACTGATGTAAGAGTTGATCAAAACCCATTTGAATGTCATGCTTTTATTTGTGAAAACAAACCTGCTGCCAGGCAGCTAACTTACTGTTTAGCAACAGCTTTTCAAGATTACAGTAAAAAGGGTAGAACTTCTCaagatacaaaaaaacaatttgctaTAGATTTACGATCACCAGAAGAAATTCAAGCTGATTTAAAAGTTGACTCTGAAGCttaatatatgtacacacacacacacacacacacacacacacacacacacacacacacatatatatatatatacacacacacacacatatatatatatacttacacatacacacatacatatgcatatttttgtttttttatttaaaaaaatagactgATAATAGTTCCTTAAAAtgcaaatatcattaattttgcatttaaatgttatgtaataaagcacattaaagttatttacatgttatttaagcatgtttttttttaatgaggaaggtaatatatacacttttgaatatttcattaagtatcttttaattatgtgaatgtgaaatatagatttaaaaaaaaaatttttgtaaaaaaatatatttcattaaatatcattTGCATTATCAAATACAATCCAACTaaaccataatatttttattaatttgctaaaaaaaagataagctttcatacaaattttttttctataattataattctgtaatatttttcatgatatcaCTTTTATTAGTAGGAATTGATAAAGCTTGGATTGAGGTGAAGTACTCATATTACTCACTTGCTTATACTACTATGATCATCACTGTTCCATCACATTAAACTGAATGTATTAAACATGCCTCGTACTACTCAGCTtcttgtatgtaaattttgtataagtgttgcaattttataaatattgctgTATTTACAGGTTTcttaacacacatacacacacacataattatatacatatatatatgacaaagaaaatatattttaatagtcatCCTAATTTCTAATATATACAGACACAAATCTCAAGAAATTCCTGTTTTTTATGAGATAATTCTAGTAGGGAATTAAGTGCCAGTGCCATTTAACTAGTCCTCTTGTTTAGGATATAGAAACCCCAGTAGAAGAGCCCACAGTAAATCAGGAgcatgaagtaaattttaattaatatttattgagaaatataaatgGGTTCATACATCAGTTACATTCATTGTATTAATACAGAAACACTTATACACACAGACACATGCTGTACtaacagtagtagtagtagtagtagtagtgaaTGGTAATAAAGATAGACCTATTCTATTAGTGGGACAGCATGGCTAAAGACATATGTCtgtcatcatttttataaattaaaaagcatcTCCTCTAATAATCTAAATTCctaatttattttagtgattgCTCTTACACACTTTTACTCTGATAGTCCTAAATTcatttaagagtaaatttatttttgaacgtgtatataaataatacttttttacataaaaatcaaaactttttcatttacttgtattattattattaactgtggGTTTGAGTTATCACACATAGATACTAGGTAGGTATGTATCTACTAAtgataaggtatttttttttttgattgaatcaACTTAAGAGAAaacttaaaagaaagaaagaagaagaattaaaagaaaactacttcacacaactattatttatagttgttctaatattatttaattttagttgtgaCATTTTACAAACtataagtcaataaaataaaaataagctattttgCATAAATTGCAATTTTGTGTGGGGCATCACTAGACCAATTTGTTTCAGCGAATAATGAATCTTGTACACATTATGAATTGAAAGTGAATTACATAATGAACAAGAACATGGATCTTTAAAACTAGTAtggattattatatttgtaattggATACTAGATGAGTGATTTGTTTATCCACAAAATTGCTATCAGTGTAAAAGACCcagaaaacttaaatttgtttaaatttcaagtattaaaatagaattactcTGACTTAAtagagttaaaatatttaaaaatattgaataaataaaatgcatacaCTTGAATTAAAGGGACATTACCTAAAAGTCTTGCTTactagattaaaaatattgaataaagtataaaagaaacCTTTATTCATACTAAATCttccaaaataataatcatatttgataatgtaataatcactttaaaaaaaaaaagaaaaagaaaaggaactgaCAAAAAAGCTCTTTCAAAATATATAGGAAACTAACAACGACAGACAATATGTACAGCTCTAACCACCCAACCATACATAAATTGCTTTTGTAAGTATGATCTGAAGAGTATTCAATATGCTCATGACACCCGAAGACCACATAAAAGAATTCAGCACGATAAAATACCTAGCATGTGTAGAAAGATATTACTTATTGATTTTATTGACTTATTACTTAACAAACTTATTGACACtcccatacaaaaaaaaaaaactatgaagatTAATTTAGAATTACCAATAAGAGGATTTAGAGGTAAGGACACgtaaaggaagaatagaaaaagtaaatacagATATTACAGATATTTAGGTGTTATGCTTTCAGAGGGTTGAAAAAACGTAATGGGTGGATAACAGTGGCAAACAGAACAATGTGCCTAATGGTGACATAACAGTGCCTTCAGTAAATTACAATGCAGTAAAATTCTGGGCTTAAAGTTAAGGAAGATGTTAATCGAATGTACCTAAAAAGTGTCTTTTATGAAAGTGAATCATGGACAATGATGAAGGGACAAAGAACTGGactgaggcttttgagatgtgaataAGGATGGGTAAAGTAAAATAGATGTATCAAttgaggaatgaggaagtaatgaacaggattaaagaagaaagagcacttatatgtgaaatatacaaaagtaaaagaaactgcTTAGGGCATTAGGACATgtggttagaggaagtggaatcttgacaattgCATTGGAAGTATCagtagaaagagaaagaaagtgaggaagaagaaggatgaggTGAACATTGTGAACTACAAAGGAATGAAGAAGAAGGCTCTTGGGACAGAAGTGGATAGAGACAGCGGTGGCATAAAGGATCTGTTGCCGCAaaacaccagatgatgatgatgatacaaaataaaatcaaataaaaataaaaacagtaataaacaaaacaagtaATATATCACTGTATAAATAAAGATTCTAAGAAACtattccagaaaattaaaaaaaaattggttaatctCTGGCCTTaagaacaataaaagaaaaacaaaccaaaccaTTAAACACAGAACAAAAATTGGCTAAAAATCATAATATCCCTAGAATATGTACACTGAACTGCTCTGACTGCACAGTGTTCTGTATTGAAAAAACTGGACACAGCTTTAAACAAAGTTTCAGTGAACACTTAAAGCACTTCCATAAGAACATAGAGTCAACATTTTCTGACCAGCTTAtagtcataaattaataataggcACATTAACAATAATCTTGGAATTTACTTAATCACATAAAAGGATATTTTAACTCattcaaatattatgaaatatatataatgataaaaacacACAATAATGATACACTGAATGAACAGACAGATAAATAGACTTTTTGACCAAATTCTAAATACGTTTCTGCTTGACTATAAAAACTTGCCAACAATAAATGACTGATGCTTGGGTGAGAACTGCAACACCAATTTGGTTGCAAGAACATCccacatcccaaccctgtaggggaagacacccgcctagtgacgttccggccGTCACTCCCCCCCCCCTCCTGTTCATTGCCCTGTTGGTCTTTAACAACAGGAGGTTGCAAGAACAGTTGAAAACATTATgatataagttttgaaaattttctgttaaatttagtTCAATTTGTCATTTATAGGCTATAAAAGTAAACAAGTCCACAAAATTGAGGAAAggatcaaacaatttaaaaaaatttactcctGAAAGGTAtgtcaataatttatattcattaggTCCAAGGCTAAATACATATCAACAGTGACACATGATTCCGTACAGTGGATactgagtaaaaataaatttgacagtTGCAGTGAAAGTATTAATTTACACTTATCAGTCCTTCTAAAAACACCTTGAGGAGAATTTATGAAGGTATGGTATCAgtgtttaatttctataaaactgTATATCCAATTTATATCAAACCAGATACCGCTATTTTTGCACCAGGGAGCACAGTACTTTCGCTGTATGAGAAAGGCCTTgcctttttatgtttttgtttctgtttctaGTTACCTAAACAAACCtcctaatatatttttcaactaacttatataaagttaaattagatttcctattcaaatacattttaataattttatgtataaaatatgaaaaaatgagcTATGGTAAATGGTAGCAAGAAAAATGGTCAAGGaccatttacaaaatataaaatctgaagCTAATAGTTATTcatttcagttgttaaacaatcatcatcataaAAGAGGAATTAgttaaagattaatataaattttaaaaaaattcttgacatactacaaaaaattattttttatttattaaaaaattataaaaaaaaaagcagctgctgtgtaaaaaataatctattaattttttactttattttaaagacTGATGTTAAGTTTTGGGTTTTTGAATTCATATATACTTTTACCAATTCTTCTGTAAGcaatattaatagtttattgatTGAAATGCAAATCTATtctagatttatatttttctgcatttcttccataaatttttaatagtttatttt encodes:
- the LOC142323566 gene encoding uncharacterized protein LOC142323566; the protein is MSNSSSTILMKEELPQTFNVKYLGHREAKGLWGIKHTRKPVESMISHAKQQPQGTNLPPTRLKVSKDGCTFTIGSTTRTYPIDTISYGVQDLVYTRVFSMIIVRDITDVRVDQNPFECHAFICENKPAARQLTYCLATAFQDYSKKGRTSQDTKKQFAIDLRSPEEIQADLKVDSEA